A genomic segment from Candidatus Nanopelagicales bacterium encodes:
- a CDS encoding L-threonylcarbamoyladenylate synthase: protein MIEIHPDNPQPRLIAQVADSLREGALVAYPTDSGYALGCQLGNAAGIERIKRLRDLDDKHHFTLVCADFAQLGQFVRVSNSDYRLIRSCTPGPYTFILPATREVPRRLMHPKKKTVGVRLPDNAVALALVAALEEPLMSATLILPGDTDPLSDGADVAERIGSQVDVIVDAGFCGGEPTTVIDLSQTPPEVARQGSGDTSRLFG, encoded by the coding sequence ATGATCGAGATTCATCCGGACAATCCCCAGCCGCGCCTGATCGCCCAGGTCGCCGACTCGTTGCGCGAGGGAGCGTTGGTGGCCTACCCCACCGATTCCGGTTACGCCTTGGGGTGCCAACTCGGCAACGCCGCCGGAATCGAGCGGATCAAACGGTTACGTGACTTGGACGACAAGCATCACTTCACTCTCGTGTGTGCCGATTTCGCGCAGTTGGGGCAGTTCGTGCGAGTCAGCAACTCGGACTATCGGTTGATCCGATCCTGCACCCCAGGTCCGTACACCTTCATCCTGCCGGCGACGCGAGAGGTGCCCCGTCGCCTGATGCATCCGAAGAAGAAGACCGTAGGGGTCAGGCTGCCGGATAACGCGGTGGCGCTGGCGCTGGTCGCGGCATTGGAGGAGCCGTTGATGTCGGCCACCTTGATCCTGCCCGGCGACACCGATCCGCTGTCCGACGGAGCGGATGTGGCCGAGCGGATCGGTTCTCAGGTGGATGTGATCGTCGACGCCGGGTTCTGCGGAGGCGAGCCGACCACCGTCATCGATCTGTCGCAAACCCCGCCCGAGGTAGCGCGGCAGGGTTCCGGGGACACCTCACGCCTGTTCGGCTGA
- a CDS encoding phage tail tip lysozyme: MTHRTHAFAIAVATTIAVLLGGFLVPGAADAAPSKRKPRNTAPVVCTDTAVTPYATPRARYAFTQLTAAGYSPAAAAGVVGYLDYRSALAPMALATDGTGYGIAQWPLGAVAHPGVDR, from the coding sequence ATGACTCACCGCACCCACGCCTTCGCCATTGCCGTCGCCACCACCATAGCCGTCCTGCTGGGCGGTTTCTTGGTTCCCGGAGCTGCCGATGCCGCTCCGTCGAAGCGTAAGCCGCGCAACACCGCCCCGGTCGTGTGCACCGACACCGCGGTGACCCCGTACGCCACGCCGCGCGCCCGTTACGCATTCACGCAACTCACGGCGGCTGGGTACTCCCCCGCGGCGGCTGCCGGGGTCGTGGGCTACCTCGACTATCGATCCGCGCTCGCGCCGATGGCCCTCGCCACCGACGGCACGGGCTACGGGATCGCGCAGTGGCCGCTTGGAGCGGTGGCGCACCCTGGTGTCGATCGCTGA